A single Brassica rapa cultivar Chiifu-401-42 chromosome A04, CAAS_Brap_v3.01, whole genome shotgun sequence DNA region contains:
- the LOC103865585 gene encoding 40S ribosomal protein S5-1 codes for MAAAVEIDAEIQQQLTNEVKLFNRWSFDDVSVTDISLVDYIGVQPAKHATFVPHTAGRYSVKRFRKAQCPIVERLTNSLMMHGRNNGKKLMAVRIIKHAMEIIHLLTDLNPIQVIIDAIVNSGPREDATRIGSAGVVRRQAVDISPLRRVNQAIFLLTTGAREAAFRNIKTIAECLADELINAAKGSSNSYAIKKKDEIERVAKANR; via the exons ATGGCCGCCGCCGTTGAGATTGACGCTGAGATTCAGCAACAGCTTACCAACGAGGTCAAGCTCTTCAATCGCTGGAGCTTTGATGACGTTTCG GTCACAGACATTAGTCTTGTTGACTACATTGGTGTTCAGCCTGCTAAGCACGCGACCTTTGTCCCCCACACTGCTGGAAGATACTCTGTCAAGAGGTTCAGGAAGGCTCAGTGTCCCATTGTTGAGAGGCTCACGAACTCTCTCATGATGCACGGAAGGAACAACGGAAAGAAGCTGATGGCTGTGAGGATCATCAAGCACGCCATGGAGATCATCCATCTCTTGACTGACTTGAACCCTATTCAGGTTATCATTGATGCCATTGTCAACAG TGGTCCACGTGAGGATGCTACCAGGATTGGATCTGCTGGTGTGGTTAGGAGGCAGGCTGTTGATATCTCTCCTCTAAGACGTGTGAACCAAGCCATCTTCTTGCTCACCACTGGTGCACGTGAAGCTGCGTTTAGAAACATCAAGACAATCGCTGAGTGCCTTGCTGATGAGCTCATCAATGCTGCCAAGGGATCTTCCAACAG CTATGCCATCAAGAAGAAGGATGAGATTGAGAGAGTTGCGAAGGCCAACCGTTAA
- the LOC103865584 gene encoding adenylate kinase 1, chloroplastic, whose translation MARALRVARSSSSLFSFGSRSYSAEASHVSSSPSPFLGARRDVTKERNVQWVFLGCPGVGKGTYASRLSSLLGVPHIATGDLVRDALASSGPLSQQLSEIVNQGKLVSDEIIVNLLSKRLEAGEAKGESGFILDGFPRTMRQAEILGDVTDIDLVVNLKLPEEVLVDKCLGRRTCNQCGKGFNIAHINLKGKNGKPGISMDPLLPPPQCMSKLITRADDTEEVVKARLRIYNETSQPLEEYYRSKGKLMEFDLPGGIPESWPRLLEALRLDDYEEKQSAAA comes from the exons ATGGCGAGAGCATTGCGTGTGGCGAGATCCTCCTCCTCCCTCTTCAGCTTCGGAAGCCGATCTTATTCAGCCGAAGCTAGCCACGTGTCCTCTTCCCCTTCTCCGTTTCTTGGAGCTCGCAGAGACGTTACCAAGGAGAGAAACGTGCAGTGGGTGTTCCTCGGTTGTCCCGGTGTCGGAAAGGGGACTTACGCTAGCAGACTCTCGAGTCTCCTCGGTGTTCCTCACATCGCCACCGGAGATCTCGTCCGTGATGCGCTAGCTTCTTCCGGACCTCTCTCCCAACAG CTATCAGAGATTGTAAACCAGGGGAAGCTTGTTTCTGATGAGATCATAGTGAACTTATTATCAAAGAGACTTGAAGCTGGTGAAGCCAAAGGTGAATCAGGTTTCATTCTTGATGGCTTTCCTCGTACCATGAGACAAGCT gaAATACTAGGAGATGTCACTGACATCGATCTAGTGGTGAACTTAAAGCTACCTGAGGAGGTTTTGGTTGACAAATGCTTAGGGAGGAGAACGTGTAATCAATGCGGTAAAGGTTTCAATATAGCTCACATCAACTTAAAAGGCAAGAACGGGAAACCAGGAATCAGCATGGATCCGCTTCTCCCTCCGCCTCAGTGTATGTCAAAGCTCATCACTCGTGCTGATGATACTGAGGAGGTTGTGAAAGCTAGGCTTCGTATTTACAATGAAACC AGCCAGCCTCTTGAAGAGTACTACCGTAGCAAGGGAAAGCTGATGGAGTTTGACTTACCTGGAGGCATCCCTGAGTCTTGGCCAAGGCTGTTAGAAGCTTTAAGGCTTGATGATTACGAGGAGAAGCAATCTGCTGCGGCTTAG
- the LOC103865583 gene encoding RNA-binding protein CP29B, chloroplastic yields the protein MAASASSLALSTFTPKSLPFSISRPASASLSPPSLSFNLHSLSASLSLSISAASSRFVRNVAVTDDFSVEEDGIFADDDAPPPPRREQSFSSDLKLFVGNLPFNVDSAQLAQLFESAGNVEMVEVIYDKVTGRSRGFGFVTMSSASEVQTAEQQFNGYELDGRPLRVNAGPPPPKREDSFSRGPRSSFGSSGGGGGGGAGSGNRVYVGNLSWGVDDMALESLFGEQGKVVEARVIYDRDSGRSKGFGFVTYNSAQEVQNAIRTLDGADLDGRQIRVSEAEARPPRRQF from the exons ATGGCTGCTTCAGCTTCCTCTCTCGCTCTCTCCACCTTCACCCCCAAGTCCCTTCCTTTCTCCATCTCCAGACCCGCCTCCGCTTCCCTCTCACCTCCTTCCCTCTCCTTCAATCTCCACTCCCTCTCCgcctccctctccctctccatCTCCGCCGCTTCCTCTCGCTTCGTCCGTAACGTCGCGGTTACTGACGACTTCTCAGTCGAAGAAGACGGCATCTTCGCTGACGACGACGCTCCTCCTCCCCCGCGGCGGGAGCAATCCTTCTCTTCTGACCTCAAGCTCTTCGTCGGTAACCTCCCCTTCAACGTTGACAGCGCTCAGCTCGCTCAGCTCTTCGAGAGCGCCGGAAACGTCGAGATGGTTGAG GTTATCTATGACAAGGTGACAGGGAGAAGCAGAGGTTTTGGGTTTGTGACTATGTCTTCAGCCTCTGAGGTTCAGACAGCTGAACAGCAGTTCAATGGCTAT GAGTTGGATGGTAGACCGTTGAGAGTTAACGCGGGTCCTCCTCCACCGAAGAGGGAAGACTCCTTCTCAAGAGGACCTAGAAGCAGCTTTGGAAGCTctggtggaggtggtggtggtggtgctggTTCAGGGAACCGTGTTTATGTTGGTAACCTCTCGTGGGGTGTTGATGACATGGCGCTCGAGAGTTTGTTCGGGGAGCAAGGGAAGGTTGTTGAGGCTAGAGTCATCTACGACAGGGACAGTGGTAGGTCGAAAGGTTTTGGGTTTGTGACGTACAACTCTGCTCAAGAGGTTCAGAATGCCATCAGAACCTTGGATGGTGCT GATTTGGACGGGAGGCAGATTAGAGTGTCTGAAGCTGAGGCTAGGCCTCCAAGGCGCCAGTTTTGA